In Mucilaginibacter sp. KACC 22063, the genomic stretch CGAGGTGCAGGTTAACGAAGGAGAATTAAAGCTGAAGTTTATCTGATTGTATCAAAAGCGAACAATTGCTTGTTATGTAAGCGTACGCTTTTTAACTTAATTTAGTTTTTAAATAGTTTATAATCAGGAACTTATTATTTTGGTACAATCTTGTCATATCAAATTAGTACAAGAATATTTGATATGAAAAAGATACTTTACATAGCCTGCGCTTGTTTTACCTTACAGGCAAGTGCGCAAAAATCATCAAAGCAGGAAAATATCAGCAAAAGCATTTCTGACAATGGCAAAACAATGCATGTAAAAATCTCAGCCACTAAAAACGGAAAGCTGGTTAGATTTTCACACACTTATAATGTAAAGGGCCTTACGTCAGCGCAAAAAGATTCTATTAAACGTCACGTTACCGATTCATTAGGCATCAACTAAACCATTTCAGCATGTTAAAAAACTACATCAAAACAGCATGGCGCAACCTGCTTAAAGGCCGTGTATTTAATGCAATGAATATTGTGGGCCTGGCAGTAGCGGTAGCCTGTTCTACCTTGTTGCTGCTTACCGTTTACTTTGAGTTTAGTTTCGATAAGTTCAACAAGAATCTGGATAACATTTACCAGGCTTACTTTACAGTAAGCCGTACTGATGGTATTGAAAAAGCATCTTCTATGCCTATTCCCTTGTCGCCGGCATTAAAGGCAGAATATCCGGAGGTTAAATACATAACTCGTGTAGTAGGTACAAGCGCCATTGTTAAATACGATGATAAAGAGATAAGCCAAGGGCTTGTATTTACTGATGCTGATTACTTTAATATTTTTACCTACCCCATAATTTCAGGTAACAAAAAGGGGCTTGCGGAAATGAATGATGCAGTAATTACCAAATCTGCCGCTAAGGCAATATTTGGTAGTACAAATGCAGTAGGGAAAGCCATTTCACTAAAATACGACAATGCGCAGCATCCGTTTATCGTGAGTGCAGTAATGGATGACTATCCGGTAAATTCAAGCCAAAACACGGATATTATTGTCCGTTTTGAAAATATGCCCAGCTATTTACAGGAGTCAAAAGTTTGGGATAACCGCAATAACGTGGTTTACCTGCAAATAAAAGATAATGTTAATACGGCTGGTTTTGAAAGTAAGCTCAAGGGCTTTGTAAGTAAATATTTTAAAAGTGACCTGGAAAATCTAAAACGCGATGGTGCTAAACCCCTTCCTTCTGGTGAACGCGAATCACTTAACGTCAGTCCTTATGCTAATAATCATTTTAACACTGAAATAAGCGGAATTAACGGAGCGCCGATAAGCAAAACCTACGTGATTGCTTTATTGGTTATTGCTGTATTTATTTTAATAATTGCCTGTATCAACTTTGTAAATCTGTCTGTGGCGCGCTCGTTTACACGTGCCCGTGAAGTTGGTGTTCGTAAAACGCTTGGTGCCGGTAAGTGGCAATTGCTTACACAATTTTGGATTGAAACCCTTATGGTGTGCCTGATATCTATGCTTGCCGGTGTTGGTTTGTCCGCTTTGGTGTTATCGGGCTTTAAGGCAACTTTTCGCAGTAATATATCATTACAAATGCTGCTCCAACCGGTTCAACTACTGTCCGGTATAGGCATTTTCCTGCTAATAACAGTAGTTGCAGGCTTTTACCCGGCCTTATTAATGATGCGCTATAAAACAGTAATGGTTTTAAAAGGCAGTTTAAATACCGCTAAACCAGGTAAGGTGCGCAATGTATTACTTGTAGTGCAATTTTCTATAGCAACGTTGTTAACTATTTGTACACTGATCACATGGCAGCAAATCAAATATCTGCAAAACAAACCTCTTGGTTACAATAAAACAGAAGTTTTAAGTATCCCTGTAGGGCAAAGCGTATCCGGTGAACAGGCATTAAGTTTGTTCCGCAACCAGATGAACGGCCAGCCAGGCGTGGTAGCAATATCAGGCGCTTATAACAATCTGGGCCGCGGAGCAGATGGATCAACTTTTACATCTATTATTAATTTCACCTACAACGGGCATGATGTACGCAGCCATTTGCAGCGGGTGGATTACGACTTTCTGAAAACGCTCGACATTAAGTTGGTCAATGGCCGCGATTTTTCTCGTGAGTTTGCCGCTGATAGCAATAATCTCATTATCAATGAAAAAATGGCAGCGCAGATAAATGGCGGTAAAAATGTATTGGGTTCCTTTTTACCAATGATGGACGGTCGGCCGCCTATGCAGGTAGTTGGTATTGTGAAAGATTACAATTTCCGCTCACTGCATGAAGATGTACAACCGCTAAGTTTAACCATGAGTAAAGATTTTCCGGTTAATTACATATTTGTGCGTCTAAAACCCAATAACCTGCAACAATCATTTAACCAGATTAAAGCAATCTGGAATACTACTTTTCCAAATACTGAATTTTCAGGCACATGGCTAAATGAAAATACAGAGAAGCAGTACCGTAGCGAAAAACGCTTATCTACCATTTACATTAGTGCGGCCATCATTGCTATTCTTATCTCATGTATCGGCTTACTGGCCATGTCAGTAATGGTGATTATGCAGCGTACAAAGGAAATTGGTATCCGCAAAGTACTTGGAGCAAGTGTAAGCGGTATTGTGATCCTGATATCTCGCGAATTTGTTAAATTAGTACTGCTTGCATCGATAATCGCATTTCCGGTGGCCTGGTGGTTTATGCACAAATGGTTGCAAAGTTTTGCATACCGCATAGACATACATTGGTGGGTATTTTTATTTGCCACAGGTATAGCCCTGGTAATTGCTTTGCTCACTATAAGTGTACAGGCAGTTCGTGCTGCGTTATCCAACCCTGTTAAAAGCCTCAAAACAGAATAATATAATAATTGGATGCAACCTATTATCATAAAGCTGCGTCTGAGATCTAAAACTATACAACCATGAAGACGAACCTTATTTTGCTGGCTTTAATAGGCCAGGGCTATTTAGCTCATGCTCAATCAAACGGGCAACAGCCATTCTATACCAAATCTTTAAAGGGTGAAGGCATAAAACAAGTTTTTGTAAACACCAGCGGCGGCAGTATCACCGTCAGCGGATCGGCAGCCGAACAACCACGCATAGAAGTATATGTGACCGGAAACAATGGCAACAACCTTAGTAAAGAAGAAGCTCAAAAACGAATTGACAAAGATTACTCCCTTGTAATTGAATCACACGACGGCGAATTGCATGCCACCGCAAAGTCGAAGCGTAATTTTAACTGGGGTGGCAACTCGGTAAGTATCTCATTTAAGGTTTACGTTCCGCAAAGAACAGCAAGCAACCTTAACACCAGCGGCGGCAGCATCCATATTGATAACCTTATCGGTAACGAACGTTTTGAAACCAGTGGCGGCAGTCTGTACATCGATCGTGTAGCTGGCATGGTTAAAGGAGAAACAAGTGGTGGCAGTATACATGTATCAAACGCTAAAGACAATGTTGACCTGGAAACCAGCGGTGGTAGTATAGATGCTGAAAGCTGCCAGGGTAATATCAGGCTGGAAACATCGGGCGGTTCCATCAACCTTAACAATTTAAGTGGCACCATAAAAGCCGAAACCAGTGGTGGTAGCATCCGCGGCGGTAAAATAGCAGGAGAACTGGTGACAGGTACATCCGGCGGCAGCATTAACCTGGATAATCTGTCTTGCAGCCTTAATGCATCTACAAGTGCAGGCAGTTTACATGCACAGTTTAACCAGGTTGGCAAGTATGTAAAACTTGAAGCAAGTGCCGGTCATATTGATCTGGTGCTGCCATCAAAGCAAGGCTATGATGTTGACTTAACCGGCAATAGTGTGGGCAGCGAGTCTTTAAGTAATTTTAATGGTGATAAAGAACGCGACCATATTCGCGGTAAAATAAATGGCGGTGGCATATCAGTTCGTGCTGATGCAAGCGGTGGCCGCGTCAACCTTAAATTTAACTAATATAGTAATTAATTAATGTGGCCGTCTCATAAGCAATTATGAGGCGGTTTTTTATTTAGCGGCTCTTTATATCGTATTGCTGTATGTGTATCATAATCGTACGCTGTCTGTACACAAGCGTACAGTTAAAAGCTGTACTTAAATTGATAAGTGCCTGTTTAATAAATACTTAATCATTTGGTATGTTATTGATACTTTAGTGCCCGGATATACAACCAAATACAACATTCACAAAAAGAAAATATATGCTATCACTAAAAAATATTTCTAAGTATTACCAGGCTGGCGGTAACAAGGTTTCCATCCTTAACCATGTGGACCTTGATGTAGAACAAGGCGAATTTGTTTCTATTATGGGGCCTTCGGGTTCAGGTAAATCCACACTGCTAAATGTGATCGGTATGCTTGACGAGCCGTCTGAAGGTTATCATTATTTCATGGGCGAAGCCGTTCATAACCTGAAAGAAAAACAGCGTTCGGCTATGTATAAACAATATATAGGTTTTGTGTTTCAGGCATATCATCTTATTGATGAACTTACTGTTTATGAAAACATCGAAACCCCTTTAATATACCAAAACATTAAAGGAGCAGAACGTAAGGCTTTGGTTGCAGATATATTGGACCGTTTCCAGATCGTAGGAAAAAAAGATCTGTTTCCTTCCCAGCTTTCAGGTGGACAGCAGCAACTGGTAGGTATAGCCCGTGCATTGATCACCAAGCCGCGCCTTATACTGGCAGATGAACCCACCGGTAACCTGCCATCAAAACAAGGTGAAGAAATTATGGAACTGTTCCGCAAACTTAACCGGGAAGACGGAGTGACCGTTATACAGGTTACCCACAGCGAAAAAAATGCTGAATATGGTACCCGTATCATCAATTTGCTTGATGGCAAGATCGAATCGTCTAAAAATCTTTAAAATGAAATTCCTTAAATATCTATTTCTACTTTTTGCTACTGTTTTAACTCAAACTGCGTTTAGCCAAACAGATTCTGTTTACACTTTGCAGCAATGTATAGACCTGGCTATAAAAAATAATCTGGACGTGCAGAAAAGTTCTGTACAAATGGAACGCGACCGAATTTACTGGAACCAGGCACGCGAAAACCTGTTACCGACAGTAAGCGCTAGTGCATCACGTAATATCAATAACGGCCGAAGCTTAGACCCCACAACCTACACCTACGCTAATCAGCAAACCACAATCGACAATTACCAGTTAAACGGTAGCCTGATTTTGTTTAACGGACTTAACCTAATGAATACCATTAAGCAAACATCGCTGGCATACCAGGCTGGAAAACTGGACTATGAGCAGGCAAAAAATGATATTACTTTAAACGTCATCACTACTTACCTGCAAACTTTACAAAGTGAAGATCAGCTTACGCAAAGCAACACACAGATTGACGTATCAAAAGAGCAGCTACGCCGACTTGATGTATTAAACAAGGAAGGTAACGTTGTACCTTCAGATTTTACAGATATCAAAGGCCAGCTGGCTACCAATAAATTATCTTTGATTGATGCACGTAACGCGATGTATGCTAATAAGCTTAACCTAATGCAGCTGATCAATGTGCCGTATAACAAAGAAGCAAAATTACAGCGTTTACGTGCCGATGAACTGCCTGGTAAATATCCTGAAACGGTTGAGCAGGTCTATAACAACGCATTGCGCGGATATCCTTTAGTGCAGGCAAATGATTTGAGGTTAAAAAGCGCACAAAAGGCGGTATCGGCAGCCAAAGGGCTATACTATCCTTCACTGGCATTAAATACCGGCTACAACAGTTACCGTTCAAGCCTTGATAATACCTCTTATCATACGCAACTTAGCAATAATTACAGTTATGGTTTTGGTTTAGGTTTACAGATCCCAATTTTAAATGGCTTAAAAACGCGTAACACAGTGGCTTTGGCAAAGCTTGATATGATTGATGCACGAAACACCACCAATACAACTAAAATACAGTTGCGCAAAAACGTAGATCAGGCTTATATCAACATGACACTGGCTTACGAGCGCTATCAAACACTGGTTGAACAGGTTGATGCCTACAGCGAATCGTTCCGAATTGCAGAGGCAAGGTTTAATGCTGGTGTGCTTACATCTGTAGACTTTATCACTTACAAAAGCAATATCGACAGGGCTAAACTAAGTCTGATAGGTGCCAGGTACGACTATTTTATACGCGCCAAGATCCTTGACTATTACCAGGGCAAACTTAATCTATAACCTTAATACGAATTAAATGAATTAAGCCGGGTCATCCGGCTTTTTTAGTTTTATAGAACACAAAATACCCCTGTTAGTGTTTTGCAAACATATCGTACGATTATGAAAAAAATACTTTTACTTTTAGTGCTGGCTACAGGTATAGCTGGTAGTGCCTCTGCACAGTTATTGCCATCGTTTCAGTTTGGTATCAAAGGCGGTGTCAATTTATCAACGGTATCAAACTCTGGTTTGGCTAACTTAGGCAGCGATAACCGCGCTGGTTATCTTGGCGGTTTTTGGGCAAGATTTGGTGCAGCAGGAATTCATTTTCAGCCGGAGATCTATCTGACAAAAAAGAGCGTAACCATTGAAGACAATAGCGGCCTTATCCAAAACAAAGCAAATTTTACAAGTATAGATGTTCCGCTGTTATTTGGTACACGCATAGGTGCGCTTGGTGTAGGAGCCAGGTTCAATACCGGCCCGGTGGTGTCTTTCACTGTTAACCGCGATCAGAACTTCAGTACTGCGGCTGCAAATGCCATTGGCCTTAATTACAAAGATCAAAATTATGCATGGCAGTTTGGTGCAGGTATAGATATCAGGAAAGTATCTATTGACTTGCGTTACGAATTGGGTTTAAATAAGGTGAATAACTATAGCGATAATTCAAAGACAAGGATTAATCTATTCAATTTAACGTTGGCTTACAGCCTTTTTGGCTTATAATATAAAATGCTTTACAGCATGGCCGCTTGAGCAATACTCAAGCGGCTTTTTATTTAAATAACAAATAGCTAAACTATAATTTACTATTACTGTTGCTTTATTTATAATTAGTTAAATAATATTACTAAAAATAAATCTATTTATGAAAGCAGCAGTGTTTCACAAGCCGGGCGATATCCGCTATGATACAGTAGAAGATCCGAGAATTGAAGATGCAGGAGATGTTATTTTAAAAGTTACCGCAACCGCTATTTGTGGTTCCGACTTGCACATACTTGATGGCGGCATACCTCAGGCTAAACCTATGGTAATGGGGCACGAGTTTATGGGAATTGTAGAAGAAGTTGGGTCGCAGGTTACCAAATTAAAACGTGGCGACAGGGTGGTGGTGCCTTTTCCTATATCATGCGGTCATTGTTTCTTTTGTACACATGGTGCATCGCCGCATTGCGAAAATTCAAACCACGAACATTATGGCCCTAACGGAGATATTTTAGATCAGAAGGGCGGGGCGTTATATGGGTATACAGATTTGTATGGTGGCTATAATGGTGGGCAGGCCGAATATGTAAGGGTGCCATATGCAGATATCAGTCCGCGCATTGTACCAGATAACATGACCGATGAACAGGTGCTGTTTTTAACAGATATTTTCCCTACGGGTTATTCGGCAATTGACTGGGCACAATTAAAAGGCGGCGAAACCGTAGCCATCTTTGGTTCAGGCCCTGTAGGGCTGATGGCACAAAAGTCGGCCTGGCTTAATGGTGCAGGCCGCGTTATTGCTATTGACCCATTAAACTACCGTTTGCAACGTGCAAAGGAGGTTAACAAAGTTGAAACCCTTAATCCGCATGAAGTAGATGTGGTGGAAGCCATACGCCAAATGACTGGTGGACGTGGTGCCGATGTTTGCGTTGACGCCGTAGGTTTTGAAGCAGAACGCTCTTTCTTCGATAAAGTAAAAGCGACCTTGAATTTTGAAAAAGGAAGCATGAAGGTATTGGAAACCTGCTTCCAGGCAGTGCGCCGCAGTGGTACTGTTACTATTGTTGGTGTATACGGTACGCCTTTCGATAATTTCCCTTTAGGAAGGATTTTTGATAAAGGGATTACTATCCGTCAGGGACAGGCACCAGTACTCAATCACATTGATAAACTGCTGGATTTAATTCGTGCCGAGAAAGTAGTGTTAGACGATATTATTTCGCACCGATTGCCTTTAAGCCAAGTAAGCCACGCTTACGATATCTTCAAAAACAAAGAAGACGACTGTGTAAAAGTAGTTCTAAATCCATTTGCATAACCAATAAGTTCCGGATGCTTTACAAGGTATCCGGAATTTATTATACCGCCGTTATCGCAGATATTATAAATACTACAAACAGGCAAAAACTACATACCAACAGATAGGAAAGCGACATGCCGATCATCTTGGATATGGTACGCCAACGGCTTCTGTGATAAACTGCTTTTAGTGCTTTATAAATGTAAATTGTACTTACTACCATTACAATCAGATTTATCCAACCCGTGATTTCTTTACTTTCGGGCAGCATCATTTCAAGCAATATTGCCGCCGTAACAAACAGAAAAATAAAGCAATGCAGATGGAATGAGAAGATCAAGTGTTCCACATAAAATTTCTTGTTGCTCCAAAACGTCAGCCTAAGTATTAATGCAAATAATGGAAGCAGCACAAACATCATTTTAGGAACATTATGCTTGACCGCTTCCATTAATATCTCTTTCTCATCCCCGCCATGCTTTGCGTAGTCAAACTCTTTTTTATTAAAGTAGCGTATGATAAAATTATCACGCTGACTTGCCGGTAATTTGTTCTGTGCTTCCAGGTACTTGTCATAAGACGGATAATCCGTTTGTATAATATGAAACCCCTCTTCAGATTCTTTACCTTTATCATCCAAGTTGATTGCGCTGCCGGTAACAATGGCTTTATCCAGTATCCTTTTAGCCGATTTATTCAAATTGGTATCAGCATTTATTTGATTTCTGACCTTATTAACGTTAGTTTTTTCCGTTTTGTAAACTTTTACATCTTCACTTACCTGCGAATGTTTAAAGTAGAATATAAAGAAAATAAGGCTTATAAAAATGTACATTTTTATAGGGTGCAGGTATTGCACCCGTTTGCCGGCCATGTACTCGTTGGTTAGCTTGCCAGGCTTAAATAACAACGGCTTTATGGTATGGAAAAACTGATGGTCGAAGTGAAAGTAATCACTAATAGCATGATTCATCATGTGGCCAAAATCTTCCTTTATCTGTAAGTTTTCCTGGCCGCAATGATGGCAAAACTTCCCTTCAAGGATGGTTCCGCAGTTCAGACAGTCGTTTTCATGCCGATAATGCTTTTTCATAACAGCGTATTACGTCCCATGATGATTGGGATAAGGTGATTGTTGATGGTATTACTTATAATATAATATTAAGCATGCGCAATGGCATGTTTAAGTGCTGCGTTGTGTTTATAGCGGAATACAAACGGAAATACTACTGCTATCACTAATGCATAAGCTGCAAATGTTAACCAGATGCCGTGCCAGTTACGGCTGTTATCGGCAAGGGTAAAGAACTTATCAATGATCACACCGCTTGCAAGGCTGCCAAATAATGCGCCGAAGCCGTTAACCATCATCATGAACAAGCCCTGTGCACTACCGCGTATTTCTGGTGTGGTTTGTGTTTCA encodes the following:
- a CDS encoding ABC transporter ATP-binding protein codes for the protein MLSLKNISKYYQAGGNKVSILNHVDLDVEQGEFVSIMGPSGSGKSTLLNVIGMLDEPSEGYHYFMGEAVHNLKEKQRSAMYKQYIGFVFQAYHLIDELTVYENIETPLIYQNIKGAERKALVADILDRFQIVGKKDLFPSQLSGGQQQLVGIARALITKPRLILADEPTGNLPSKQGEEIMELFRKLNREDGVTVIQVTHSEKNAEYGTRIINLLDGKIESSKNL
- a CDS encoding zinc-dependent alcohol dehydrogenase, whose translation is MKAAVFHKPGDIRYDTVEDPRIEDAGDVILKVTATAICGSDLHILDGGIPQAKPMVMGHEFMGIVEEVGSQVTKLKRGDRVVVPFPISCGHCFFCTHGASPHCENSNHEHYGPNGDILDQKGGALYGYTDLYGGYNGGQAEYVRVPYADISPRIVPDNMTDEQVLFLTDIFPTGYSAIDWAQLKGGETVAIFGSGPVGLMAQKSAWLNGAGRVIAIDPLNYRLQRAKEVNKVETLNPHEVDVVEAIRQMTGGRGADVCVDAVGFEAERSFFDKVKATLNFEKGSMKVLETCFQAVRRSGTVTIVGVYGTPFDNFPLGRIFDKGITIRQGQAPVLNHIDKLLDLIRAEKVVLDDIISHRLPLSQVSHAYDIFKNKEDDCVKVVLNPFA
- a CDS encoding porin family protein is translated as MKKILLLLVLATGIAGSASAQLLPSFQFGIKGGVNLSTVSNSGLANLGSDNRAGYLGGFWARFGAAGIHFQPEIYLTKKSVTIEDNSGLIQNKANFTSIDVPLLFGTRIGALGVGARFNTGPVVSFTVNRDQNFSTAAANAIGLNYKDQNYAWQFGAGIDIRKVSIDLRYELGLNKVNNYSDNSKTRINLFNLTLAYSLFGL
- a CDS encoding ABC transporter permease — protein: MLKNYIKTAWRNLLKGRVFNAMNIVGLAVAVACSTLLLLTVYFEFSFDKFNKNLDNIYQAYFTVSRTDGIEKASSMPIPLSPALKAEYPEVKYITRVVGTSAIVKYDDKEISQGLVFTDADYFNIFTYPIISGNKKGLAEMNDAVITKSAAKAIFGSTNAVGKAISLKYDNAQHPFIVSAVMDDYPVNSSQNTDIIVRFENMPSYLQESKVWDNRNNVVYLQIKDNVNTAGFESKLKGFVSKYFKSDLENLKRDGAKPLPSGERESLNVSPYANNHFNTEISGINGAPISKTYVIALLVIAVFILIIACINFVNLSVARSFTRAREVGVRKTLGAGKWQLLTQFWIETLMVCLISMLAGVGLSALVLSGFKATFRSNISLQMLLQPVQLLSGIGIFLLITVVAGFYPALLMMRYKTVMVLKGSLNTAKPGKVRNVLLVVQFSIATLLTICTLITWQQIKYLQNKPLGYNKTEVLSIPVGQSVSGEQALSLFRNQMNGQPGVVAISGAYNNLGRGADGSTFTSIINFTYNGHDVRSHLQRVDYDFLKTLDIKLVNGRDFSREFAADSNNLIINEKMAAQINGGKNVLGSFLPMMDGRPPMQVVGIVKDYNFRSLHEDVQPLSLTMSKDFPVNYIFVRLKPNNLQQSFNQIKAIWNTTFPNTEFSGTWLNENTEKQYRSEKRLSTIYISAAIIAILISCIGLLAMSVMVIMQRTKEIGIRKVLGASVSGIVILISREFVKLVLLASIIAFPVAWWFMHKWLQSFAYRIDIHWWVFLFATGIALVIALLTISVQAVRAALSNPVKSLKTE
- a CDS encoding DUF3667 domain-containing protein, producing the protein MKKHYRHENDCLNCGTILEGKFCHHCGQENLQIKEDFGHMMNHAISDYFHFDHQFFHTIKPLLFKPGKLTNEYMAGKRVQYLHPIKMYIFISLIFFIFYFKHSQVSEDVKVYKTEKTNVNKVRNQINADTNLNKSAKRILDKAIVTGSAINLDDKGKESEEGFHIIQTDYPSYDKYLEAQNKLPASQRDNFIIRYFNKKEFDYAKHGGDEKEILMEAVKHNVPKMMFVLLPLFALILRLTFWSNKKFYVEHLIFSFHLHCFIFLFVTAAILLEMMLPESKEITGWINLIVMVVSTIYIYKALKAVYHRSRWRTISKMIGMSLSYLLVCSFCLFVVFIISAITAV
- a CDS encoding DUF4097 family beta strand repeat-containing protein — protein: MKTNLILLALIGQGYLAHAQSNGQQPFYTKSLKGEGIKQVFVNTSGGSITVSGSAAEQPRIEVYVTGNNGNNLSKEEAQKRIDKDYSLVIESHDGELHATAKSKRNFNWGGNSVSISFKVYVPQRTASNLNTSGGSIHIDNLIGNERFETSGGSLYIDRVAGMVKGETSGGSIHVSNAKDNVDLETSGGSIDAESCQGNIRLETSGGSINLNNLSGTIKAETSGGSIRGGKIAGELVTGTSGGSINLDNLSCSLNASTSAGSLHAQFNQVGKYVKLEASAGHIDLVLPSKQGYDVDLTGNSVGSESLSNFNGDKERDHIRGKINGGGISVRADASGGRVNLKFN
- a CDS encoding TolC family protein produces the protein MKFLKYLFLLFATVLTQTAFSQTDSVYTLQQCIDLAIKNNLDVQKSSVQMERDRIYWNQARENLLPTVSASASRNINNGRSLDPTTYTYANQQTTIDNYQLNGSLILFNGLNLMNTIKQTSLAYQAGKLDYEQAKNDITLNVITTYLQTLQSEDQLTQSNTQIDVSKEQLRRLDVLNKEGNVVPSDFTDIKGQLATNKLSLIDARNAMYANKLNLMQLINVPYNKEAKLQRLRADELPGKYPETVEQVYNNALRGYPLVQANDLRLKSAQKAVSAAKGLYYPSLALNTGYNSYRSSLDNTSYHTQLSNNYSYGFGLGLQIPILNGLKTRNTVALAKLDMIDARNTTNTTKIQLRKNVDQAYINMTLAYERYQTLVEQVDAYSESFRIAEARFNAGVLTSVDFITYKSNIDRAKLSLIGARYDYFIRAKILDYYQGKLNL